A genomic stretch from Solanum stenotomum isolate F172 chromosome 8, ASM1918654v1, whole genome shotgun sequence includes:
- the LOC125872711 gene encoding stearoyl-[acyl-carrier-protein] 9-desaturase 6, chloroplastic-like yields MQTTSFSQFNIPSIVWASPPPTTTMLRRKTTSSWRLSPLYAVASSASRHQVTHSMPPEKLEIFKSLESWVSKNVLPLRMPVEKCWQPIEFLPDPSQGPEQFEEEVRALRQRVLGLSDEYFVMLVGNMLTEDALPTYQTAINTFDGVRDETGSSPCPWAIWTRAWSAEENRHGDLLRTYLYLSGRVDMLMVEKTLQYSIGAGIDVGAENNPYMGFVYTSFQERATFLTHGNMARLAIEGGDPVLARICGTIAADEKRHENAYTRIIEKLLEVDPNTTMIAIENMMKKRITMPLHLMYDGQDPNIFEHFSAISQKQGVYTSRDYAEILEFFITRWELEKLEGLTGEVRRAQDFVCGLPRKIRKLENRAKKLESRSAKFSWIFNKQVNV; encoded by the exons ATGCAGACTACAAGTTTCTCCCAATTCAACATTCCATCGATCGTATGGGCCTCACCTCCCCCTACAACCACCATGCTCCGTCGCAAAACCACCTCATCGTGGAGGTTATCTCCGCTCTACGCAGTGGCTTCATCCGCATCTCGCCACCAGGTTACTCACTCAATGCCACCagaaaaattggaaatttttaagtcattagAATCTTGGGTCTCAAAAAATGTCCTCCCACTCCGCATGCCTGTAGAGAAATGTTGGCAGCCCATTGAGTTTCTTCCTGACCCATCTCAAGGGCCCGAACAATTCGAAGAAGAGGTTCGGGCCCTAAGGCAACGAGTTTTAGGGCTTTCGGATGAGTACTTTGTTATGCTTGTGGGTAATATGCTAACTGAGGATGCTTTGCCTACCTATCAGACCGCGATTAATACATTTGATGGAGTACGCGATGAGACTGGATCCAGCCCGTGTCCATGGGCAATTTGGACTCGGGCATGGTCCGCTGAGGAGAATCGACATGGTGATCTGCTACGAACTTATCTTTATCTTTCAGGGAGAGTGGATATGTTGATGGTCGAGAAAACACTACAATACTCTATTGGAGCTGGAATT GACGTCGGTGCAGAGAACAATCCATACATGGGCTTTGTGTACACATCATTTCAAGAGCGAGCCACATTTCTAACGCATGGTAATATGGCTAGGCTAGCTATAGAAGGCGGAGACCCCGTGCTAGCACGTATATGTGGAACCATTGCAGCGGATGAAAAGCGTCATGAGAATGCCTACACAAGAATTATTGAGAAGTTGCTAGAAGTGGACCCGAACACGACTATGATAGCCATTGagaatatgatgaagaagagaattACTATGCCATTGCACCTCATGTATGATGGGCAAGATCCGAATATATTTGAGCACTTTTCTGCCATTTCCCAAAAGCAAGGCGTCTACACATCTCGTGATTATGCTGAAATATTAGAATTTTTCATAACAAGATGGGAATTGGAAAAGCTTGAAGGCTTGACAGGGGAGGTGAGGCGTGCACAAGATTTTGTGTGCGGACTTCCACGTAAGATTAGGAAGTTGGAAAATCGAGCCAAAAAATTAGAGTCACGTTCGGCGAAATTTAGTTGGATTTTTAACAAGCAAGTGAATGTTTAG
- the LOC125872712 gene encoding stearoyl-[acyl-carrier-protein] 9-desaturase 1, chloroplastic-like gives MMQTTSFSQFNIPSIVRESPPPATTIHRRKTTLSRRLSPVLAVASPATSPSRHQVTHSMPPEKLEIFKSLEPWVSENVLPLRKPVEKCWQPIEFLPDSSQGPEQFEEEVRALRQRVLGLSDEYFVMLVGNMLTEDALPTYQTVINTWDGVRDETGSSPCPWAIWTRAWTAEENRHGDLLRTYLYLSGRVDMLMVEKTLQYLIGAGIDIGLENNPYLGYVYASFQERATCSSHGNMARLAIKGGDPILARICGTIAADEKRHEHVYTRIVEKLLEMDPNATMLAIAHMMKKKIIMPMHLMYDGQDPNIFEHFSAIGERQGIYTSRHYAEILEFFITRWKLEKLEGLIGEARRAQDYVCGLPPRVRKKKIEPRQVKFSWIFNKQVSA, from the exons ATGATGCAGACTACAAGTTTCTCCCAATTCAACATTCCATCGATTGTACGGGAGTCACCTCCCCCTGCAACCACCATACACCGTCGCAAAACCACCTTATCACGGAGGTTATCTCCGGTCCTTGCGGTGGCTTCACCCGCAACTTCTCCATCACGTCACCAGGTCACTCACTCAATGCCACCAGAAAAATTGGAAATCTTTAAGTCATTAGAACCTTGGGTTTCCGAAAACGTCCTCCCACTCCGCAAGCCTGTAGAGAAATGTTGGCAACCCATTGAGTTTCTCCCTGACTCATCTCAAGGGCCCGAACAATTCGAAGAAGAGGTTCGGGCCCTAAGGCAACGAGTTTTAGGGCTTTCGGATGAGTACTTTGTTATGCTTGTGGGTAATATGCTAACTGAGGATGCTTTGCCTACTTATCAAACCGTGATTAATACGTGGGACGGAGTACGCGATGAAACTGGATCTAGCCCGTGTCCATGGGCAATATGGACACGGGCATGGACAGCTGAGGAGAATCGACATGGCGATTTGCTACGGACCTATCTTTATCTTTCGGGGAGAGTGGATATGTTGATGGTTGAGAAGACACTACAATACTTGATTGGAGCTGGAATA GACATTGGATTAGAGAACAATCCGTATTTGGGCTATGTATACGCATCATTTCAAGAGCGAGCAACGTGTTCGTCACATGGAAATATGGCTAGGCTAGCTATAAAAGGCGGAGACCCCATCCTAGCACGTATATGTGGAACCATTGCCGCAGACGAGAAGCGACATGAACATGTCTACACAAGAATTGTTGAGAAGTTACTAGAAATGGACCCAAATGCAACTATGCTAGCTATTGCACacatgatgaagaagaaaatcataATGCCAATGCATCTTATGTATGATGGGCAAGATCCGAATATATTTGAGCACTTTTCTGCCATCGGTGAAAGACAAGGAATTTACACATCTCGACATTATGCTGAAATATTAGAATTTTTTATAACACGATGGAAATTGGAAAAACTTGAAGGCTTGATTGGCGAGGCAAGGCGTGCACAGGATTATGTGTGTGGACTTCCACCTAGGGTTAGGAAGAAGAAAATAGAGCCACGTCAAGTGAAGTTTAGTTGGATCTTTAACAAACAAGTGAGTGCTTAG